The sequence GTAATGGTAACGACCTAATTTGGGGCGGCATTGGTGATGATGTAATAGTTGGTGATGCTGGTGATGACACAATCCAAGGCGATGCTGGTGATGATGACATCCAAGGCAATGCTGGCAAAGACATCATCAGTGGCAATGCTGGTAATGACCTCATTTCTGGTGGTGAAGATAACGACACCATTTCTGGTGGTGATGGCAATGACTTGATTTTTGGCGATGCTGGCGACGACACCATCACAGGCGATGCAGGCGATGACGAGATCTATGGCGGATCTGGCAATGACGATATCCAAGGCGGTACTGGCAATGACTGGATTAGCGGCGGTCATGGGAACGACACCATTCAAGGCAACGAAGGCGATGACAATATCTTTGGAGAAGATGGCAGCGACAATATCTTTGGGAATGAAGGTAACGACATCATTTCTGGCGGTGATGACAACGACACCATTTCTGGTGGTGATGATAATGACATCATTTCTGGCGATCTCGGCGACGATAATATCTTTGGTGATGCAGGTGATGACGATCTCCAAGGCAATTCTGGTAACGACACCATCAAGGGCGGTACTGGCAATGACCTCATCGATGGCGGTTGCGGTAACGATACACTCTCTGGCAATGAAGGCGATGACATCATCTTTGGTCAAGATGGTCGTGACAATATCTTTGGCAATGAAGGTAACGACACTATTTATGGTGGAGAAGATAACGACACCATTTCTGGTGGTGATGGCAATGACATCATCGCTGGTGAGGATGGTAATGACACTATCTTTGGTGATGCAGGTGATGACAATCTCCAAGGCAATTCAGGTAACGACACCATCAAGGGTGGTACTGGGAATGACCTAATCGATGGCGGTTGTGGCAACGACAACCTTTCTGGCAACGAAGGCGATGACACTATCTTTGGTGAAAATGGCAGCGACACCATCTTTGGGAATGAAGGTAACGACATCATTTCTGGTGGAGAAGATAACGACACCATTTCTGGTGGTGATGGCAATGACATTATCGCTGGCGATCGCGGCAACGATAATATCTTTGGTGATGCAGGTGACGACAATCTCCAAGGCAATTCAGGTAACGACACGATCAAGGGTGGTACTGGGAATGACCTAATCGATGGCGGTTGTGGCAACGACAACCTTTCTGGCAACGAAGGCGATGACTCCATCTTTGGTGAAAATGGTCGCGACATTATCTTTGGTAACGAAGGTAACGACATCATTTCTGGTGGTGACGACAACGACACCATTTCTGGTGGTGATGATAATGACATCATTACTGGCGATCGCGGCGACGATAATATCTTTGGTGATGCAGGTGACGACAATCTCCAAGGCAATTCAGGTAACGACACGATCAAGGGTGGTACTGGGAATGACCTGATCGATGGCGGTTGTGGCAACGACACCCTTTCTGGCAACGAAGGCGATGACTCCATCTTTGGTGAAAATGGTCGCGACATTATCTTTGGTAACGAAGGTAACGACACTATCTCTGGTGGTAATGACAACGACACCCTTTCTGGCGGTGATGGTTATGACAGCATTTATGGAGACGAAGGAAATGACACCATCTTTGGTGATGCAGGTGAAGACAATCTCCAAGGTAATTCTGGTAACGACACGATCAAGGGCGGTACTGGCGATGACCTGATCGATGGCGGTTGTGGCAATGACACCCTATTTGGCAACGAAGGTGATGACACCATCTTTGGTGAAAATGGACATGATGAAATTGCAGGCAATGCTGGTGATGACTTTATCGCAGGCGGTAATGGTGACGATCGCCTATCAGGTGGTGATGGCGAAGACTTCATCACAGGTGATGATGGTAATGACTTCATCGCAGGTGATGATGGCGATGATGAACTCTATGGAAGTGAGGGGCATGACACCATTTACGGTGGTAATGGCAATGACAAACTCATTGGTGGTGTTGATTGCGATCATCTTGATGGTGGAAGGGGTAGTGACATCGCCTCATATCACGATGCAACTTCCGCAGTTGCCGTCAGTATCCAAGATGGCTATGGTTGGTTAGGTGATGCCGATGGCGATACCCTCACCAATATTGAGAATCTCGAAGGTTCACAGTTTGATGATTTCTTGAAAGGAGATCGCTTTGATAACACCCTGATCGGCTTAGCAGGAGATGACACCCTGATTGGCTTAGCAGGAGATGACATTCTCATTGGTGGTGCTGGTGCTGACATTCTCAATGGAGGCAAAGGCAATGATACTGCTTCTTACCGTAATGCATCTTCCGCCGTTGCTGTGAGCCTCCAACTTAGCAGCCAAAATCCTAGCTTTATCACGCTCGGTGATGCGATCGATGACATTTTCCAAAGTATCGAAAATCTCGAAGGTTCTCAATTTAATGACACCTTAGAAGGAGATAAATTCAACAACAATCTCATTGGTTTAGAGGGCAATGATTCTCTTGATGGATTGGCTGGAGATGACCTTCTTATTGGAGGTAATGGCGATGACCTGCTCAATGGTGGTGATGGATATGATCATCTTCACGGTGATGCGGGGAACGACTATTTAGATGGAGGTACTGGCGATGACGAGCTAAGCGGCGGGCTTGGTAATGACAATCTCTTTGGCGCGATCGGTAATGATTGTCTAACAGGTGATGATGGTAATGACTATCTCGATGGCGGTGATGGTAACGACTATCTCAATGGCAATGCTGGTAATGACATTCTCAATGGTGGTAATGATGATGACTACCTATGGGGTGATATTGGTGACGATCGCCTAGATGGTGGCTCTGGCAACAACTCCCTTTATGGTGAAGATGGCAATGATCTTCTCATTGCAGGTGCAGGTGATGACAGTTTAGGTGGAGGTCTTGGTGATGATCAACTCTTCGCAGGTGCTGGCAACGATAGTCTATTTGGAGGACTTGGCAATGACATTCTCAATGGCGAGGATGGCAATGATTATCTCAATGGCGAAGATGGTAATGACTATCTACTAGGAGGACTTGGTGATGATCATTTAGATGGTGGTTATGGTGACGATCGCTTAGATGCTGGAGATGGAAATAATGAGCTTTATGGAGAGGATGGTAATGACATTCTCAATGCTGGCTCAGGTGATGACATCTTGGATGGCGGTACTGGTGATGATCAACTTCTCGCAGGTGCTGGTAATGACAATCTATTTGGTGGTGACGGTAATGATAACCTCTGGGGTTATGCAGGCAACGATCGCTTAGATGGTGGTGCAGGTAATGACAACCTCTGGGGCGGTGAAGGTAATGATTACCTGACTGGTAACGCTGGAAATGATTTGCTAGTTGGAGACCTCGGCAATGACACCCTCTTGGGTGGCAAAGGCGACGATATCCTCTACGGCGGACTTGGGAATGACATCCTTTTTGGCGGTCAAGGTCGAGATACCTTTGCTGTAGCTGTAGGTAGTGGTGCTGATATCATCAAAGACTTTGCGATCGCTCAAGATTTTCTAGGATTAACGGCTGGGCTGGACTTTACTCAACTTACGATTCAACAAGGCATTGGCAATCAACAGAAAGATACTCTAATTAGCTTAACTAACGGCGAATTGCTGGCGACCCTAACAGGTATCCAAGCCAATTCTCTAGGAATCTCTAACTTTAAGAGTATCTAAGGCAAAATCAGTTCGTGACAAATTGACCTTTTTAAACAGTAAAAACCTTGTATTACAAGGCTTTTACTGTTTAATTTTTTGTTTTTTTGAGTGTAATTAACGGACAAATTTAAGTTTTTCGGTATTTGAGACAAGGAAATCTGTAAATAAACTCATAATTGTGCGATCGCGAATTTTGATATTTGCCGTTAGTGACATTCCCGACTGCAAATTAATTCTGCGTCCATTAGTCTCTAGGAATTGTTTCTCAAGCTGCACCTTTGCAGGAAATCGATAGGTCGGATTGGTTTGGTCAGGTGGTAAAGCATCAGAACCAATCGAGATTAATTTCCCCTTCACATCACCAAACTCAGTAAAAGGGAAAGAGTCAATTCTGACATCTACAGCCATTCCTTCTTTGACAAATCCAATGTCTTGATTGCTAATAAATACTTTCACTACGAGGAGATCGTCAGGCACAATTTTTAACACTACTTCTCCAGCATTGGGGTTAGCAACATAGCCAAGCCCTGCTTTCAGTTCAAATACTGTACCTGATGCAGGGGCAAGGAGTTCTTGGTTTTTTAGTAATACTTCTGCTTGTTTAATTTGACCTTCTACTTCTGCAAGTCTCTTGGTATTGTCCACCAAGGCTTTAGTAAATTGACTATCGATTTCAGCAATGCGTTTTGTATTGTCGGCAATTTGGCTAGTCAACTCTTTGCGGGTAATGTCAAAGGTATTATTCAGTCGGGCTTGTCCCTCCGCGATCGCAGCCTGAATCCTCATCTCCTCCCGTGCTAACTGCCGAATTTCTGACTCCGTAGCGATTACCTGTTGTTGTTGTTTGAGGTATTGAACACGGGAGATTGCTCCTTCTTTAACGGCAATTTCTAGATCATTCAGAATTTTGGTATCAATCGCCAAGGCATTTGCTCTGCTGGCGCGATTAATTCGTGTTTGATTTAATTGTTCGAGTGACTGATTAATATTCGCCTCAGCCGCTTGCGATCGCGAGCCTAGTTCTGCCCTTGACGCAATCAGCCGATCCTGTTGATCACCTGTCAGATTTGCGCCACCACCATTGACTTGCATTCGATATAGTTGCATTTCCGTCATTAATGCTTCACGATTTCGAGCTAGGGCAAAAAATTCCACAGGGACAACACTCACTTTTGCTCCATCAATTTCTGCGGCTTTGCCATTGATAACTTCTCGATAAAACTGGCTTTCCTGCTGGAGATTTTTGCGGAGTTTTTGCAAGGATTCAAGCTGAGACTTCGCTACAGTTGCATCAATCCGCAATAATACTTCGCCTTCCTTGACTTTCTGTCCATCTTTGATTAATACCTCCTTAAGTAGACCATTAGCAGGAATACGCACTTCCTTAACTGCTCCCTGTGGTTCGAGTTTGCCCTGAGCAGGAATTGATTCTTCGATTTTCGCTACTGAAGCCCAAATAATTGCCACCGATACCGAGCCAACTAATGTCCATAAAATCGCAGGAATCCATTTAGGTGACTGGCTCAAGGCTAAGGGTTGATCGAAATTGCTTTTTTTTGCGATCGCCGTCGCAGGTTGCTCCAGACCATCATTAGAGACTAAATCTTCGGGATTGATCTTTGTTAATTTTGGAGTTGGTTGATTGCCGTTATTATTTGTCATGATCTTTTTACCTTTAATTTTATCGTTAGTCTCAATGCGCTCAAATCCAGAAGTGAGTGGTGGCGCAGAGCGCCACCACTCACTTCTGGGGTTTAAGAATCGCCTGCTGCTTCTTGTTGACGATATAGACAGAAATAGCGATCTTG is a genomic window of Pseudanabaena sp. BC1403 containing:
- a CDS encoding HlyD family efflux transporter periplasmic adaptor subunit; this translates as MTNNNGNQPTPKLTKINPEDLVSNDGLEQPATAIAKKSNFDQPLALSQSPKWIPAILWTLVGSVSVAIIWASVAKIEESIPAQGKLEPQGAVKEVRIPANGLLKEVLIKDGQKVKEGEVLLRIDATVAKSQLESLQKLRKNLQQESQFYREVINGKAAEIDGAKVSVVPVEFFALARNREALMTEMQLYRMQVNGGGANLTGDQQDRLIASRAELGSRSQAAEANINQSLEQLNQTRINRASRANALAIDTKILNDLEIAVKEGAISRVQYLKQQQQVIATESEIRQLAREEMRIQAAIAEGQARLNNTFDITRKELTSQIADNTKRIAEIDSQFTKALVDNTKRLAEVEGQIKQAEVLLKNQELLAPASGTVFELKAGLGYVANPNAGEVVLKIVPDDLLVVKVFISNQDIGFVKEGMAVDVRIDSFPFTEFGDVKGKLISIGSDALPPDQTNPTYRFPAKVQLEKQFLETNGRRINLQSGMSLTANIKIRDRTIMSLFTDFLVSNTEKLKFVR